The Pyrus communis chromosome 12, drPyrComm1.1, whole genome shotgun sequence genomic sequence AATCAAAGATTGGGAAACTTTCTATTATGGGAATGaataaaatttggaaattaaatTCGTGAATTGCTTTGAATTTTGAACAATAATTTTTGGATAATTAATTTTGCTGCAGGGATTTGAAGAGGGAGAATATAAAAGGTGTTTGATTGAAGGCGACGATGGCTAGTCAAGGCGGTTCTTCGAGAAGAAGTCTGTCATTGACGAACGCATCGTTGCATGACAAGAAGAAATCCTCTGATGCTAATAACGGAGGCCCTGATTCTGCCCGAAAATCTTTCACGGCTTCTCGTCCCATGTGTGTATCGATTTttgatgtgtatatatatatatatatatatatatatatatatatatatttatgtatgtgtatgtatatgtataagtatatattcaatgaatgaattttttatttttatttttttgaaagaaTTGAGCTTTTACATGAATGTGAGTTGCCTGAAAAACCCCATGATTGTGTAATTGTAGAACAGTAAAATTTTTATGGTGGTTGATTTCGATGTTCTGATTAGAAGTTGGGAACTggtagatattgagattgaataAGTTTTTAATGTAGAGGACAGATAATTAATAGGCATGTTCTGGTTGAAGTTTTGTGCATTGGAATGAAAGTGACAATAGTCTCTTCTATGTTTGCATTTTGGGCCAGGGGGCTAACTGGAGAGCGGACTGTGAAACGATTGCGGCTATCAAAGGCTCTGACAGTACCTGAAAATACTAGTGTTCAAGAAGCTTGTCGTCGGATGGCTGCTCGTAGGGTTGATGCTTTGTTATTAACTGATTCTAATGCGTTGCTCTGTGGAATTCTTACGGACAAGGTATGACTTTGAACTCAGTGTcgcattttgcaagaaaataccgttcacagaaaaacaaaaaaccagaCTTGCTTGCTTATTTTCAAGGATTCTATTAGCCCCCATAATGTTTCCTTATGCATCTATTCCTTTATTTGGTTGAAGGATATAGCGACAAGGGTTATTTCCCGTGAGCTTAATCTTGAGGAAACCCTTGTTTCTAAAGTTATGACAAAGAACCCGATATTTGTTCTTTCAGACACTCTTGCTGTTGAGGCCCTTCAGAAAATGGTGCAAGGTTAGTATTAAATGAGAGGCAAATTTACTTCTTGGCATACGTTATTATTGTCGCTTGCTCTTTCTACATGATGATTTCTGCATTTACAGGGAAATTCAGGCATTTGCCTGTTGTGGAGAATGGAGAGGTCATTGCTTTACTTGATATAGCAAAGTGTTTATATGATGCCATTGCTCGAATGGAAAGAGCAGCTGAGAAGGGAAAGGCTATTGCTGCTGCTGTGGAAGGTGTTGAAAAACATTGGGGAACATCTAGTACTGGTTGGTAGAGAGTTTAGTGTTTTCTGTTAGAAGTTTATGTCAGAGACTTTAGATATTTTTGCAGGAATATCTATGTGTTTTATTGGTAGGCCTGCGTGATGACAAGTACACAGTTTTCTGAAAAAACAATAGTAacttttgcaagtttttctttcCTGGAGATGCAGGTTCCAATTCATTTGTTGAGACACTTCGAGAGCGTTTGTTTAGGCCATCTTTGTCTACAATCATTCCAGATAGTACAAAGTAGGTAATATTTTTATGTCTGATGATATATGTGGCCACACACTGATAAAATTTACCAGTTTTGATTTAACAGATGTTTGTTTTCAGGGTCTTAACAGTTTCACCAGCAGATACGGTTTTGATGACAACAAAGAAGATGCAGGAAATGCGAGTAAGCTCGGCAATTGTGACGGTTGATAACAAGCCACGAGGAATTCTTACGTGAGTTTATTGCCTTAtgttttttaaagtaaaaaagtTGCAGTTTACCTTTTTCACAGTAAttctaaatctttttttttgtcactgtgataattttattgttttatagATAAGTGAGATTCTAATCTGTGCTTTTGGTTCTTGTCAGCTCAAAAGATATCTTAATGCGTGTAATATCACAAAATCTTCCTCCGAAGACCACTCTTGTAGAGAAGGTACACGTCTCCATCAGTTTTGAAATATTGTTCTTAGGGCTATCCTAATGAAAACCGCAATGAATCCCTATGTCATTGTTCTATAAGGCCAGATGTTGTAACCTCTGCTGATTCCAAGTAGCGCCTCATTTTATGCTTCTATAACTGAGGAATACATATAGTCCAACTATCTTAGCATTCTCTTGATTTGATTAATAGGTCATGACTCCAAACCCAGAATGTGCTACAGTTGATACACCAATTGTTGATGCATTGCATACCATGCATGATGGAAAGTTTTTGCACCTTCCTGTTGTAGACAGAGGTACAATACTGAGAATAAGagtaatgttgttttgctttgtCAAGTAACAGAAGACTTTTAGTTTATGATAGTTAATGATGACTGGGATGCAGATGGAGCTGTCGTTGCTGTTGTTGATGTAATTCATATCACTCATGCTGCTGTGGCCACTGTAAGTCTAGTCCTTGCGTACTGTTAATTATTACAATCTATTTCAATCTTTCTATATATGTATAGGATAACAGGAATATATTATCTACTGCTGACTCTTGCTTTCAGCACTACTTATGAATCAGTCTGTAGTTCTAACCTATTGCACACTTTTGCTCTTCTCGATTGTCTTGTTTACTAGTGGCTTTCACAACTTGAAATTTCCTGGTGGGGAAAACCTACATAAGCTTCACTTTGGTTGTTTAGGGTATCTAACATTCAGAAGAAACACATCATGTTGacatttctgttttgttttctttgttcaatattctttttaatatttcttCACCTTCGGCAATAGAAGATTTCTTACTTAATATTTGTTGCTAACCAGGTTGGAAATACAGCTGGAGTGAGCAATGAGGCCGCAACCACTATGATGCAAAAGTTTTGGGATTCTGCCATGGCCTTGGGTCccaatgatgatgatgaggagtCTCGGAGGTTATACATCTATACATGCATATGATGGATAATAAACATGAAAGTTTCAACTCTTTTTGCCGTTTATATGTACTTATGCATTATAATTGTCATCTCAGTGAAAATTCGTTGAAACTGGCTTCTGAGAGCGCAGAGACAGGGAGATCGCTACCATTTCCACCATCCAATTTTCCAAATACCTTTGCTTTCAAACTTCAAGATAAGAGGGGTCGAATGCATAGATTCACTTGCAGTATGCTCCTTGTTCTAATTACTTGTCAATTTAGTCACTTAATGGGtgcatgcgtgtgtgtgtgtgtgcgctgCTTCTATTCTGCATCTGGAACATTTGCAGGACATGGTTGGCTTATACTGCCAGTCCATTGTTGCATCCAGTTTACACAAAAGGACTGACCATTTTTAGCTCTAGGTTTTGCCCTCAAATTTCTCCCGAAACCCCAATCGAGCTTTAAATTAGAAGCATGTAATATTATTGTCCAACACTGCTCCTTGGGATAAATTTAGCTCTTAACTGAGTTTCCTCTGTACTTGCTTCCTCTTCAGATATTCAGAGTTTGACAGAACTTATAACCTCCATCATTCAGAGAATGGGAGATGACATTGACCGCAACAACCTTCCTCAAATTTTGGTATTTCTTAGATTAACATCTTAAATTCTTTTAATCTGTTTTTCAGTCTGGCGCAAGAGTTCCCTCATCCTAATCTTATTATTTCAATTGGTGTCGCATTTTGTAGTATGAAGATGAAGACCGTGATAAAGTTATGCTGGCATCCGATAGTGATCTTTTGGCAGCTGTGGATCATGCAAAGCAAGTTGGTTGGAAGGTATGATTTATATGTCTACAGTTGCTAGATGCTTATAGAGGAGAAATATAGCGAAGTTTCCAACAGAATTTGATCTTATTTTTCGGTTATAGAATATCCTGTACTCTACTTATTCCAACCCGAGACTGAAATTATAGGCCATGGTCATGAAATTATGTCGTCCGGGACAATAATATACGTTTGTGATTAGGTATTGAGCTCAGTCTGACGTTGAAAAGATCAACTATGCAGGGTTTGAGACTGCATTTGGATTATTCAGGAACACGCACTCGCAGCCGAAGGGGTTCAGCTACAGGAAATGTGGATTAtgcatatgcagattctgcatGGGCATCAGCATACAATGCTGTTGCAGCTGGGGCTGCCGTTGCTGTCGGCTTAGGCGTGTTAGCGTACTTGAAGAGATCCGGTAACTGAGTGATTtcattttttctgttttgaAGCCTAGACAGATTTTCCTAGAGCAGCAGAAACTCATTGGAATTGGCTGGGACTTGGGAGGGCAAACTTCGTGCTTCATACGTGCTTTTTATACAAACTATACGACATATACGAGTGAAATTCACTTCTTCCTTTGCTGATCATTGATCGATAACATGCGCGGCGTTGTTTTTTCTCCGATGCGTACTCTCGCAGCTTCGTGTACTTGTGTAAAGAAAGAACTAAACACCGCACATGAAATGTACAAGTTCTTGGACTTGGGGGAATTTGGATTCTTGATTTCCTCTTGTCAAAACAGTTCAAAGTGttatgttattgttgttgttaagAGTGTCGTTTTAGGAACTTTATTTGGGTCTATGATTGACAAGCTGATGCATGGACACGAGAGATGTTATTAGCACTACGAGCTGTCATACTCCTTAAAGAGAAAAATATGAGCAACTAGTGTGATTATTTTGGCGTGCTGACAACAGTTTCTTTTGATATCTAAGAAGACATTATTTCACTTCACTTGTGAAGATTTTCCAATACTAATTTAAGCTCATCATCGTCTTCTACGCAAACTCGTAATCGTAAGATGTTGTCCTATGTGGTACAACGAAAGGTCAGCAGGTTTTGTGTTCGACTAACAGCTAATTGGATCAGTGTAACATAATCGCAACCATGCAATCAAAGTGGAAATCAACAGAAGATGTGGTGACCCCTAAGGGGAAAATACCGAGAGCCAAAATATCGTAGACAATTATATGGAGTATGGTTTCTTCTCCTTGATGTCGTTTTCTTCCATCGCGGTGGACGACAACCACAACATCCACTTCGGTTGGTGTCTGTCTGGGCCGTCCAGCGAGGAGGTGGAGCTGCGTATTCTTAATTATCTCTGCCGGTTTGTGGGCCCTCCTGGCCCAAGAACTTCTATCTCttttttgcaattttattttttgtggtaGCAAAATTTGACTTTAAGTTGCTGTCAAATTGCCAATTTATTGGGTTCCTTACATTACAGGCATATCTTTAAGTTGACAAgtacattttttattatatttttaaatacaaGATATATTAACATGATGATGATCTCTTAAGACTGTTTATGTAATAGTTAACCTTCTTAACTATTTTAGCTGCAagtttattgttatttttttaagtttattttttttgataaatgaTAGAATATTTACGCACTTGTTCAATGGAGATCCGGTGTAGCTAGACTAACTGATcgtataattttgaattttctataAAAATGATACTATACTTTAAACTAATATGGATTGTAAAGTGAGGATTTTGAACTCAATTGCATGAAGAAGAGACATTGGTTTTAGCTCATATAATTAGACCAAACCAATGTTTGACATTTCTTCGATATTGTCTCTATTTCCACAAAAATTTCGCCTAAAATTGATAGATTTCATCGATATGCCAATTTTCAACATATCAATTAAATATCGAAGAAACtcttatattttgtttaaaCTAGTGTTTGATATCTCTTCCATAATTTCCATCAAAGACAACCAATATCGATATTTCCACTGAtattgatattttaaacactgattGCAACAGCCCATATGCCTTCAAGTTTAATTATATTGCTTTGTAAAAAagttcaattattatttttagttctACATGAACCACAACTTGATTACCTTAAATCAGGGCCATCAAAATGATTGAATCCCGTGAGTAGGGCAACTTTAAAAAGCATAAACATGTCACTTAGAGTCGCACATTCACATTAAACTGTTACATACTTTATAAGTTTATATACTATTGGATTTAGCCCCACCCACCGACCCACCAAAGTGaaaaaggccaaaaaaaaaaataaaagagaaaaagaataaaaagagcCCCATAATCTTTTGATACCAAATCTCACATCACATGTGgcatgctttcacatgcttaGCAGCACCCACCAACTTTTGTCCACTAGGAACGATGGTATCTGACGCCCCCACAGAACTGTGCCCCAATTTCCTAAGGACCAGGCTTGCCCTCCCATTTCGATACACTTTCGTTCTCTTTTATTTGTGCGATCACGATTaagtcatgtcaacattttatatcactattactttttttcttattatctctataaaaaaaaaatcaatataaaatattgacgtggcttaatcgtgatCGTACAAAATAATAAGGGATGAGAGTGTATGGAAACTGGAAGGGCAGAGAAGCCAGGTCCATTTCCTAATTCTGCTCACAGAATTTGCACAATATAAAATAGAGAAATGCTATCgagatttttttaaagtttgactttttatgggtttttcgttactttatgtttttgacataatattttataatgttggtatgAAAATTatgcagaaaatatgaaaattatttCGATTACTGACAATTCGTAATCCAATACATAAAAAGCCATAAACTGGACTAAATAGGGTTTAATCGATCTTTAAACTTAGGAATTAGACGGCGTTCACCATATCTAGTGAAACAGTAGAAAAATCATTTACTTCCGAAACGGATGAGAAATGAAGAGTGTGTTGAATTCTAAGCAGTAACTTACAACAATTCAATGACATTAGTTTATTTCTCACGGGTTTATTGGGTTGCTGTCGGCAGTTATGAACTCAATGACATACCACACTTGTCTTCCTCAAGGAAATAACGTCAGTCATTTAATGCCACCACACCATGATTCCTCTGTTTTTCTCAAGAGTAATTTGTATGAAACACTCACATGGTGACAttagtattttaaaaaatattgtaGGTAAAATTTTTGCATCTTCAACAAATTTTTCTGTACATACACCTCGGTTTATTCTATgtatttgaatgattaaatgatctcgtattaaaataattttttttgtagaagtaatctacaaatgaagattaagaagttGAACGATTTTGATTATGAATGCTATTAGATCAAGATACATTATTTGCAAGGCTCTAAAAGACGTTAAGTGCTAGTCAGACGATAGGCAAGGGCCTAGCTCCTAGGCGATTTTTAAATGAGAATTACGATCTAGGCGAGGCTAGGCAAGCACCTCGATATGTCTAGacgttattttttaatttttaaacgaATTAATTGAGACTGTGACTAGACACTTATCATCTAAGCTCTAATAcggagattaaaaaaaaaaaaaatagttgtgTATCCCTTCATGGCATGCAagtattatataaaaaaaaaaaaaaaaaaaagaaactgaaaagaaaagcaTCACGGGATATGTACGCGTATTTCAGTCAAAGATTTGACATTCTCTCCccatgcaaaactaaactttgcGAAATAGATGGGACCACGCACAATCTTTATTACCATGTTTATcataaattaaagtaaaataaaattataaacaaatttaattaattttgcaaAACTTAAGTGATTTACGCATCCCCTTTAACTTTTCctttttcaaaagaaacaaaGCACCATCAAAACGAATGGGACCTCACCACTACAAAACCAGAAGCTTCTCCTCTGCTGTTTTATACTCTCTGCCCAAAAAAATCCATTGCCTCCTGGATCTCTCTCTCGCTCCGTTTTTTccataaataaatcaaaataaaaataaaatccaaccATAGATGCAGTAATTAAATAACTACTATATTTATCCagattttccttcttcttcatcacCTAGAAGAAAGCAACCCATTTAGCTGAAGAACTCTCTCTGTcctccccccctctctctctctctaagcaaTGGGAGCTTCCAAGACCAAAACTTTCCCACATTTTCCATCGTTTTCCTTCGTTTTCTCACTCTTTCTCACTCTCTCAGCGACTTTCCGGCCAACCCATTTCTGCTCTGCCCAGCAGCAGCAACCCATCAAAACCATCGTCGTTTTGGTCATGGAAAACCGCTCCTTCGACCACATACTGGGTTGGATGAAAAAATCCGTTAACCCAGCAATCAACGGCGTCACTGGCGAAGAATGCAACCCGGTTTCAACCAAACCCGCCGACCCGGAAAAATCCATCTGTTTCTCCGACGACGCCGAGTTCGTGGACCCGGATCCGGGTCACTCATTCGAAGCAGTCGAGCAGCAGGTATTCGGGTCGGGTTCCCTCCCTTCGATGACCGGTTTCGTCGAACAAGCATTGTCAATGTCCCCAAACCTCTCCGAAACCGTCATGAAAGGCTTCAGACCGGAATCCGTTCCGGTCTACGCGGCCCTGGTCAGCGAATTCGCGGTGTTCGACCGGTGGTTCTCTTCAATTCCCGGTCCGACTCAACCCAACCGGCTGTTCGTCTACTCCGCAACGTCCCACGGCTCGACCAGCCACGTCAAGAAACAATTAGCTTCCGGGTACCCACAAAAAACAATCTTCGATTCGGT encodes the following:
- the LOC137710514 gene encoding CBS domain-containing protein CBSCBSPB1-like isoform X2; protein product: MASQGGSSRRSLSLTNASLHDKKKSSDANNGGPDSARKSFTASRPMGLTGERTVKRLRLSKALTVPENTSVQEACRRMAARRVDALLLTDSNALLCGILTDKDIATRVISRELNLEETLVSKVMTKNPIFVLSDTLAVEALQKMVQGKFRHLPVVENGEVIALLDIAKCLYDAIARMERAAEKGKAIAAAVEGVEKHWGTSSTGSNSFVETLRERLFRPSLSTIIPDSTKVLTVSPADTVLMTTKKMQEMRVSSAIVTVDNKPRGILTSKDILMRVISQNLPPKTTLVEKVMTPNPECATVDTPIVDALHTMHDGKFLHLPVVDRDGAVVAVVDVIHITHAAVATVGNTAGVSNEAATTMMQKFWDSAMALGPNDDDEESRSENSLKLASESAETGRSLPFPPSNFPNTFAFKLQDKRGRMHRFTCNIQSLTELITSIIQRMGDDIDRNNLPQILYEDEDRDKVMLASDSDLLAAVDHAKQVGWKGLRLHLDYSGTRTRSRRGSATGNVDYAYADSAWASAYNAVAAGAAVAVGLGVLAYLKRSGN
- the LOC137710514 gene encoding CBS domain-containing protein CBSCBSPB1-like isoform X1 is translated as MASQGGSSRRSLSLTNASLHDKKKSSDANNGGPDSARKSFTASRPMGLTGERTVKRLRLSKALTVPENTSVQEACRRMAARRVDALLLTDSNALLCGILTDKDIATRVISRELNLEETLVSKVMTKNPIFVLSDTLAVEALQKMVQGKFRHLPVVENGEVIALLDIAKCLYDAIARMERAAEKGKAIAAAVEGVEKHWGTSSTDAGSNSFVETLRERLFRPSLSTIIPDSTKVLTVSPADTVLMTTKKMQEMRVSSAIVTVDNKPRGILTSKDILMRVISQNLPPKTTLVEKVMTPNPECATVDTPIVDALHTMHDGKFLHLPVVDRDGAVVAVVDVIHITHAAVATVGNTAGVSNEAATTMMQKFWDSAMALGPNDDDEESRSENSLKLASESAETGRSLPFPPSNFPNTFAFKLQDKRGRMHRFTCNIQSLTELITSIIQRMGDDIDRNNLPQILYEDEDRDKVMLASDSDLLAAVDHAKQVGWKGLRLHLDYSGTRTRSRRGSATGNVDYAYADSAWASAYNAVAAGAAVAVGLGVLAYLKRSGN